gtacaatttcaggggcctgtGGAGCTATTAAGccaaattaatataatatttccaTAGCATTTGGATGTAAAGAATAGTCTGAACTCCCTCATACGTTTCCAGGCCGGACCCACTTTGTGAATCTAATGTAGACAGTTTTACTTTACATTTTTTTCAAGAGACTGATTTCACGACTCGAATCTATAATCGCAAAGTCACAAGGCAGCAACAACCTTATCCCTGGGCTCGCCTACTTCATTTAGTAATTATCaaccaaaaaaaatcataatactTTCAAGCAAAAATCTTGCTGTTCCTCTCACTGTTGTCCAATCCTTGAGTGTTTTTAATAAGAAGCTCATAACGTCAATGCCACATGAATCAAATTAAGAAGGTGAAGACAGTACACTATAGTTCCGGCATTTCTACCTGCCGGCCAATATTTGTCAAATATTAGTTTGATCATGACTGCACCAGCATCattctttttactctttctTTTTATGAATGTCAATGACACCAACTAGGAGACAAATAGTCATTGTAGTATCAGCCAATTGGACCGGTTCAATTTCCGGCAGAAATCCCTCAACATATCAACTTTCTTTACAGTTCAAAATCTATTCTATTCATAAACAATCTCAAATTGACTACACTCACTTCTAGCATTAAAGATGATTGATCCACCTAAACTTTTGCATCAAACCTCATATTCTCCCCAAATGAAAGGAATTTCTTCTATCTGGGTAGTCTTCATCACATCCCTTTTCCTCCTAAACATGACCAATTGTGTGGAGGATGAGGTCAAGACAACACTGGTAAATTTCCTGGCACAACTCTCTAGTACTAATGGCCAACAGAATTCCACTTTGGTTTGGAAACAAGACTCTGATCCTTGTAAGGATCAATGGCAAGGTGTATACTGTGATGCTCAAAACATTTCTATAAAGAAGTTGTATCTTGACAGGTTCAATTTATCTGGAACTCTTGATGTTGCCATGCTTTGTAAATTGCAGCCCCTAGCTGAGTCTCTCACCATTCTTAGTCTAGATGGAAACAACATTGGAGGAGGGATAGCAGCTGAGATTGGAAACTGTACACAACTCACTCAGCTTCACCTGAGTGGAAACCACCTTGCTGGAAACCTTCCTGGTTCACTTGCCATGTTGAATAATTTGAAAAGGCTAGACATTTCAAACAACAATTTCTCAGGACGCTTGCCTGAATTGTCCAGAATCTCAGGGCTGAACATGCTCCTTGCACAAAACAACCACCTCAATGGAGATGTACCTGCGTTCGATTTCAGCAATTTCGACCAATTCAATGTCTCATATAACAACTTCAGTGGCCTTATTCCAGATGTGCATGGTTATTTCTTTGCAGACAGTTTCCTTGGGAATCCTGAACTCTGCGGAGATCCACTGCCAAAAAAGTGTTCTGATATTCCTCTGGCTGTTAGTGAAGCAGAAGCATCAGAAAAATCAAAAGGATCAAAGGGTCCTTCTAAAGAGCAGATTCTTATGTATGCAGGCTATGCTGCATTGGGTGTTGTCCTTATCCTTTTTGTTGTTTTGAAGCTGtgtagaagaaagaagaaagaaaagaaatttgaaGCATTGAAAAGGGTAGTGTCAACTAATGTTGGTGGTGCTGAAAAGTCCAGCAATGTTGTTACAAGTGAATCCAAAGCAGAGGTAAGCAGATCTGAGTTTTCAGTCACTTCTGAAAGTGGGATGGTttcacaatcacaatcacaatcacttATAGTTCTTTCAAGGCCAGTGGTAAGTGAATTGAaattggaggatttgctgagGGCCCCTGCTGAATTGATTGGCAGAGGAAAGAATGGAAGTCTTTATAAAGTGATGCTTCTCAATGGCATAACTGTGGTTGTGAAAAGGATCAAGGATTGGACTATTTCCACCCATGACTTCAAGCAAAGAATGCAATTGCTGAGTCAAGCAAAGCATCCTCATGTAGTGTCACCTCTTGCTTTCTATTGTTCCCACCAAGAGAAGCTTTTGGTCTATGAGTATCAGCACAATGGAAGTTTGTTCAAGCTTCTACATGGTATATACCACATCATCCTTTTTCTTATATATCTGTTATACTTCATTGAACAGGAAATATCATATCATTTTTTGAGGGTAGCACTCCCATGGATTTAGGTCTCTTATAGTCAAGACAATCCTAAATTCATACACTCAAGGACACTTAGTCGTTCAATTAAGATTGAATGACTCATTTTCACCAAGATTGACCGGCAAAGGTAAACTCAAAATTTGTGATGTCTGGTTTTGATCGAACGGCTCAAATTCATTGACTGCGTGAATGTAGGATTTTTCATGAgtgcaaggaatacatttaTTACACCGAACAATCATTTATTAGTCAATTATGAGAGAGATAGAGTAGCAATCAAGAAAGGCATGTgaaaaatttccttttctttatATACATATAGGAGTTGATTCTTTAAAGCAAGAGATTATGATAACATACTTGCACTTGTGTAACAAACAATGATATTTATAAATCTGAACCATTGATATTTCAATAGACAGTTGTAATGACTTTCTTAGCCTTCTAAAGTGAAAGATAAAGTGAATATTTCACTTTAGAGGAGGTAAATTGTAAATATCATGCTTGCAAATTTTTTTGTAAACTTGTCCATATTAAGCAACATGTACTAAAGtaatagatatgttttttttCAGGAACTTCCAAAGCCTTTGACTGGACCAGCAGACTAGGAACTGCAGCTACAATTGCTGAAACATTAGCTTTCATGCACCAGGAGCTTGGCCAGCATGGAATTGCTCATGGAAATCTGAAATCCTCAAACATTTTGCTAAACATTAATATGGAACCTTGCATAAGTGAGTATGGTGTAATGGGCATGGATGATGCACAAAACACACCTACTGCTACTAGTTCATCAGATGTGTTCAAGGGAGATGTTCATAGCTATGGTGTTATTCTTCTTGAACTGCTCACTGGAAAGTTAGTAAAAAGTAATGGGATGGATTTGGCTGATTGGGTTCAGTCAGTTGTAAGGGAAGAATGGACAGGTGAAGTGTTTGATAGGTCTCTCCTATCAGAATATGCAAGTGAAGAGAGGATGGTTAATTTGCTTCAGGTAGCTTTAAGATGTGTCAATCGTTCCCCTGAGGCTAGGCCAAGCATGAACCAAGTTGTTCTTATGATTAACACTATAAAAGAGGATGAAGAAAAATCCTTGATTTATGAAGTATGATTTAATCGTACAAAGTGATAATGAAAAGAGTGACTGATTGGAAAGCTTTTCTCAAGTGAAATTTTCTGATGTGTTCCAGGAATATTTGTAGAATATTTGGCCTTCCTTCAATTCAGTTACTGTATACTGGTTTCCTGAGTGGTTTGTTAGTTTGGAAAATCTCACCCACTCAGTTCGAAACCAGCGCAACACCGAAATCAATTATTGTATAATCTTTGTATGTTTCTATTAATAACAAGGAAGGGATGTGAAATAATAGCCTGAGACTGCAGACTGAATCACTATTCCTACTTGTATTCTTTGGGCTGTTTAGTTTAGCTAGTAACTTAATAGCATTTTCCAACTTGAACAATGAGTTTTGTGATGTCTATGCCTTACACACACATGTAAATAGAAACACCCCATTTTTTTCCCATGAGAACAATTTAGATTTTATAAACATGAGTATTTTGACAATGAAAGTTAACTaaaattgtttatttttcttgtaaATTTGAGTATTTAGGATCTTGAATACTTTGATATGGTTAAATATTTTGTTTATGGTAATGTTTTACCTTATCATTcaggttttgatttttttttatgattgtgGATTTGTCAAATATTCATGAAAAAGAATTAGTTTATCGTGTCTTGATGTGAATTTCGAAAATTGTGAAAgttgaaaacaaaaaagataTGCTCAAGGATAGAACATATTATCGGGAATAAATAgtcaagttggtccctgaatCTGTTAAGTGTTGTTAAGTTGGTCCTTAAGCTCTAAAAATTCATCCCGCGATCCTTGAATGTAGCAAATGTCAGTCAAGTTAGTCCCTCCGTCAATTCTAGTCAACTAACGGAGATGACATGactgttaattttttttccttcaaagttGACATTTGATAAGGGAGATAGTACTCTTATACATGTAACACCCGTTTAAAAAATCCTCATTTTGCTTTTAACTGAGATTGTATTAGATTGTATAACACTATAACTCACTATTGTATTCTAGGAAAGTTAGGATTTGCCCTGATTCTGGCTCGGGTTTCACAACATGAACACTAAGCAAtacagtattttttttttatgagtaatgatatatacacacctccctTTTTAAACACTtaatttccacctatttttatttatatctctctcctcatactTTCTCCCtcctactttttcttttctccctatctctctcttccttccacctctacattattctttttttatttttggattgAATCAGTCAATATTGACTAATTGATATTCACGCTCCATTACTGgcgtaatataaaaaaaattgtgatccTTTACCTCGCACTTCGTGGAATGGTGTCAATTTCTCTCTTTGTCTTCATTTGCACTTACTTACCCACCATGACAAAGACCAGAGATATATATTCATAGATAGCTTTGGGGCGAGAGACAGACCTGAGTGAAAAGCCATTCACACACTCACTCAACTTTCTTGTTCACCTTTCTTAGGGTTTTATTCTTCTGCAACCTTGAAGCCTCAATCAAGACAAAGAAAG
This is a stretch of genomic DNA from Lotus japonicus ecotype B-129 chromosome 1, LjGifu_v1.2. It encodes these proteins:
- the LOC130729524 gene encoding probable inactive receptor kinase At2g26730, whose amino-acid sequence is MIDPPKLLHQTSYSPQMKGISSIWVVFITSLFLLNMTNCVEDEVKTTLVNFLAQLSSTNGQQNSTLVWKQDSDPCKDQWQGVYCDAQNISIKKLYLDRFNLSGTLDVAMLCKLQPLAESLTILSLDGNNIGGGIAAEIGNCTQLTQLHLSGNHLAGNLPGSLAMLNNLKRLDISNNNFSGRLPELSRISGLNMLLAQNNHLNGDVPAFDFSNFDQFNVSYNNFSGLIPDVHGYFFADSFLGNPELCGDPLPKKCSDIPLAVSEAEASEKSKGSKGPSKEQILMYAGYAALGVVLILFVVLKLCRRKKKEKKFEALKRVVSTNVGGAEKSSNVVTSESKAEVSRSEFSVTSESGMVSQSQSQSLIVLSRPVVSELKLEDLLRAPAELIGRGKNGSLYKVMLLNGITVVVKRIKDWTISTHDFKQRMQLLSQAKHPHVVSPLAFYCSHQEKLLVYEYQHNGSLFKLLHGTSKAFDWTSRLGTAATIAETLAFMHQELGQHGIAHGNLKSSNILLNINMEPCISEYGVMGMDDAQNTPTATSSSDVFKGDVHSYGVILLELLTGKLVKSNGMDLADWVQSVVREEWTGEVFDRSLLSEYASEERMVNLLQVALRCVNRSPEARPSMNQVVLMINTIKEDEEKSLIYEV